From Dehalococcoidia bacterium:
CAGGAACACCAGATCGTTTTATGGCTTCTCCCCCGGCAGTAATTGCCAGATCTCTTGCAGGAACGCTCTTGAGGCTTCCCAAAAATTCTCCGATCGCCGTTCTGCAGGCGCTTACCATCACAACCTCTTGAAGCTTCATGGTCTTGGTTTCCTCCTGTCTGTTTGCCGGTGCTTGGCCCCGTGTCGCTTCCGCCTTTCAAGTGGCTGACGATGCTTGAGCCATACCCGTGCTTGTCTTCAGGCTTTCTGGGGTGAAAAACATAAATGATGAAATCCCCCCGGTAAAGCCTCTTTGATTTTATATGAACATCGAAGTAAAGGAAAGATAACTTGAAAATCGCCGCAATCAGCGATTCATCACCGTGCCTCGCACAAACTCCTCTCCATGGGGGCGGGCCAGCCAAAACTTCTCCACACCCAAAAATAGAAACTCTCTTTAAGGTCGTTGTGGCTCATGGTGGAGGCTCTTTTATAGCATCTGAGCCTTCCTTGGCGGTGGCTGCCTCAAAGATAGGGCGGAATGCCGGTCCCGCCGTCTATCCGGTCCAGCTCCATACCTTTAACCTTACCCTTGGTACTACAAAGGGCAGCGCGTCATTCATGATCACCCGTTCCACCCCCACAAACTTCACGGGCTAGCTCCCATGATATACGTTCGACTTGTCTGGATAATAACATCCGGCAGTCCCCGGCAAAATAAACGCGGCTAAATAGGTGAACCGTTTTCGATGGCGGCTCAGCCAATCGCTGTGATATTCTTGTGACTTGTTTGTTAAGTGCTCTGACTATACTCATTAATTGCCAAGGCATCTTATGCGGGATGGATATGCCTGTTGAAATCGCTGCAAAGATATGATTCGGAATACAGCATCCCGGCAAATTGGTGTCGGTCGAGCTACGCTCTTTCGCTGGTTGAAGGCAGGTGTTTTGAAAAAGCAAGCCAGGGACGTTCGGGAATGGAGATAGTTCACTCAGGAAAATACATTGCGATCTCGGGGCAGAGATCACACGGCGAAGAGCGTCAACAAAGATAAGCTTAATAACGTGTCGAACGAATGAACTGATAAAGACGTAGATACCCACGGGCTCTGCCCGTGGGTATCTACGTGGCTTACACCATTAATGTGGAAAAGAGTAACATTGAGAACGGCATCGATATCCAAAGTGCCACCATCAAGATGGTGGTCGGGCCGGAATGGGTTGCCTCTCATGGCGGTGCCGACGCCATTCGGATTCTGCGATACGATCCTGACACCGGCCAAAAACAGGTTCTCCAGACTCGGCTTGTGGGTTATGATGACACCGGAAGGGCTGTTTTCGAAGGGTTTTCCCCTGATGGACTCTCCGTGTTTGGGCTGGCAGGGTTAAGGGCAGAAAGTTCTACGCAGGAGTCCCTTGTGCTGTTGGGTGAGCCAGGGATAACGGATATACCTTCCGATGTAACACCGGAAACGGTGGATCAGGGCGTTCCTTTGAAAGATTCCGCCGAAACTGCAGGGCGCGGTTACACCGGGTGGTGGATTATTGGTTTGATAGCAGGGATACTGCTTGTTCTGGTTACAGGCTGGCGCCTGAATATCTGGAGCAAAAACAGAACTTAAAGTAGAAGTGGTCTCAGGAGGGCCTACTATTTTCCCCGGCGATTGACCTCTATCATGAGGTCCGAACTGCATTGCCCGCGGGATGTAACGGGGAGTCACCAACTGTAGCACCGGACAGATTGCCGACATTGCCGGATTGAGGCGCATACGTTCTCCCGCGCAGAAATAAACCCGGGAAGGAATGTGTCTAAATCGTGAAAGAAACGCCTCCGGTAGTGAAGCCATGGGTTCTCCTGGCCATGGAACTGGCGGCAGCGGTTTTCGTTCTGATGGTGTTGGCATCAGTTCTCAACATCGCCGACAGGATAAAGGATACGGAAAGGCAGGCGTTGAATACGCCGTAGTGGCGCTTCGGTCGGAAGCCGGGGGAGGACCGATCTGTTTGAGTTCATGAGCAGACACGAATTCCCGCATAAACAAAGTTATGATATCTCCAGGGAAGGTATGGTGAGCGTGACCGCTGAAGAGTAAGGTACAGGTACTATAAAACCGAAGAAACGAGCATAATGAAATCGGGCGTCAAGACTCTCTGGGTTGCCGACCTTGGCTTCCTTGAATATCCAGGTAGTCCAGCTTTAACTGAACCTCGGTACGATAACCGGGGGAACGTCAATCATGTTGCCCTGTTCTTTCTTGAGGAATAACACGCAGATGGATCGAGGGTTGGCCCTGTTGGATAATCTTATTCAGGAGACTATGTTAGAGCCACAAGACATCATAAGCTGAAAGTACTATAAGCAATCAGGCCTCTGTCAGCATCGAAGAGGGAAAAAGATGAACCTGATAACCAGACTGAAGCAGTCCTTTACCCGCGCCGATGCATCTTCGGAACAACACCTCCCCGCGGGCACAGGACACAAGCAAGCAGACGTGGAGATGCCCCGGGAGAACGAAGACATCTACCGTCATCTGGTGGAACAGGCTGATGACGGCATCGCCATCATTCAGGATGAGATCATCCGATATGCCAATCCCGCCTCGTTGAAGATACTCGGATACACTCCCCGGGAAACCATCGGCACCCCAATCGCCCGGTATATCCATCCGGACGCTCTCGACGAGGTAATAGACCGCTATCAAAAAAGGATGTCCGGCAAGGACGTCCCCTCCCGGTATGAGAGCGCTTTTCTGCACAAAGACGGACGAAAGGTTCCCGTGGAGATCAACGCCTCAGCCACCTTCTTTAACAACAAGCCCGCCGATCTGGTGATTGTGCGAGATATCACCGAGCGCATGCTGATAGAACAGGTGCTGAGGGAAAGTGAACAGAAATATCGAACGCTCATTGAAAACTCCAGCATTAACCTTTTCATTCTGGATCGGGACGGCATTTTTCAGACTATGAATGCCAGTGGGGCTGCCTTGTTTGGCGGTAAACCGGCGGATTTCATCGGGAAATCCCTATTTGATCTGAATCCCAGAGATATTGCCGAAGAATATTATGAATCGAATCGCAGAACCATCGAAACCGGGATTGGGCACATTTATGAGAGAGACTGGGATTTCCCAACCGGGCGAAAAACCATGCTTGTTACTGAACAGGTCCTGAAAGACACCAATGGAAACAATATTGCACTCCAAAGCAGCAGTATTGATATCACCGAACGCAAGCAGGCGGAAGAGGCTATCAGAGAGAATGAGCATTTCATTACTGCCACACTCGATGATCTGGTCACCTTCGCCTCCGTATTGAAACCGGATGGCGAGATCATCTATTCCAACAATACCGGCCTCAAACTCATCGGGAAATCGATTGAACAGGTCCGGGGAGTGAAGTTCTGCGATATGGACTGGTGGACATATTCCCCGGAAACGCAAAGACTGATCAGGGAAGACCTGGAACGCTGTGCAGCGGGAGAGAGGATACTCCGCGAAGTTGAGGTCTATACTCAGGATGGGTATATCTGGATCGAGTTCAGCATCCATCCCGTTTTTGATGAAAACGGGGCCGTAAAATACCTCATACCTGAGGGACGGGATGTCACCACGAGCAAGCGGAGCAGAGACGCGCTACGAGAGAGTGAGGAGCGGTTCTCCAAGGCATTCCGATCCAGCCCTAATCTGATGGCCATCAGCACTCTAACGGATGGCCGACTGATCGATGTCAACAACGCCTTTTGTGCTGCCACTGGCCACAGTCGTGAAGATGTCATTAACCGCACAGTATCCGATATTGATCTATGGGCAGACCCCGGGCAACGCCTAGTGATGGTAGAAAAGATTCAGTTGAACGGCCGCATACATAACATGGAAGTGGACTTGCAGACCAAATCGGGCGAGATACGCCATATCCTTTTCGCAGGGGAAACCGCCACGCTGGACGGCGAGCCGCGTCTCATCTCCGTCGTAACGGATGTCACCGAGCGCAAGCTGCTGGAGCAGGCCCTTCAGGAAAGCAACCGGCAATTAAACACCCAGAACGAAGAGCTGCGCGCTTCAGAAGAGGCGCTTAAATCGGAGATCATGGCGACAAATAAGGCCCGGGCCTACAGCGAAGGATTGATCAACA
This genomic window contains:
- a CDS encoding PAS domain S-box protein, which encodes MNLITRLKQSFTRADASSEQHLPAGTGHKQADVEMPRENEDIYRHLVEQADDGIAIIQDEIIRYANPASLKILGYTPRETIGTPIARYIHPDALDEVIDRYQKRMSGKDVPSRYESAFLHKDGRKVPVEINASATFFNNKPADLVIVRDITERMLIEQVLRESEQKYRTLIENSSINLFILDRDGIFQTMNASGAALFGGKPADFIGKSLFDLNPRDIAEEYYESNRRTIETGIGHIYERDWDFPTGRKTMLVTEQVLKDTNGNNIALQSSSIDITERKQAEEAIRENEHFITATLDDLVTFASVLKPDGEIIYSNNTGLKLIGKSIEQVRGVKFCDMDWWTYSPETQRLIREDLERCAAGERILREVEVYTQDGYIWIEFSIHPVFDENGAVKYLIPEGRDVTTSKRSRDALRESEERFSKAFRSSPNLMAISTLTDGRLIDVNNAFCAATGHSREDVINRTVSDIDLWADPGQRLVMVEKIQLNGRIHNMEVDLQTKSGEIRHILFAGETATLDGEPRLISVVTDVTERKLLEQALQESNRQLNTQNEELRASEEALKSEIMATNKARAYSEGLINSMSDGLIVLDMQGTVIDINDGYAKMIGFKKGEIVGMPLRKLAGAIGQLSSGEFETGFSRIDQFLSGGEIEDTEIAFLTISGEPRNASVSYRIVRTPEGQPLMVLLALRDITEHKQMEEKLRHSEEHFRAIFEQSTSGKCLVTPDGKFLMVNDSFAAMLGYNKQELSGLNFADITHPDDLDETKKCVRCLLAGERETYRAEIRYIHHQGHTVWTIAGTTLLRDSKGAPQCFMVSVQDITERQRAEQALHASEANFRNSLESSPLGVRIVSTNGDFLYINRTLLNIYGYDSVEEFKNIPLEKRYTPESYAAVEERKRKRRRGEFIPLDYEVDIVRKNGEIRHLLTHTSEVLWNGEKQFQTVYEDITERKQAEENIRHTNIELEKAFEQLNASQEQLLQSAKLAAVGELVAGVAHEINNPLMAISGYAQLLLD